A window of Natrinema versiforme contains these coding sequences:
- a CDS encoding dihydrodipicolinate synthase family protein, translating into MANHDPGAADPLSLHGIVPPTVTAFQEDESVDYETTAAHARFVVDRGAHGVFPLGTNGEFPLLSGEERDRVVDAVVDEVGGEVPVIAGVGAPSTHQTVGHAEHAESVGADGIVVVTPYYYPLDREGALEHYRRVAEAVDLPVYVYHIPSKTGNELSLDTLAELAEIDTIAGVKDSSKDVPWLAQGIDAHPDLTFLAGSDSLIFTGLEVGCSGAVSAVANAFPELVVDCYEAYDAGDEDRAQELQSEIFRVRDAFKAGGAYMSGVKTALRIRGFDAGPLRSPLRLKDDEGAAELRDELRALDLEGL; encoded by the coding sequence ATGGCGAATCACGACCCCGGTGCGGCCGATCCGTTGTCGCTTCACGGCATCGTTCCGCCGACAGTCACCGCCTTTCAGGAGGACGAGTCCGTCGATTACGAGACGACCGCCGCACACGCCCGGTTCGTCGTCGACCGCGGGGCGCACGGCGTCTTCCCGCTCGGAACCAACGGCGAGTTCCCGCTGCTGTCGGGCGAGGAACGCGACCGGGTCGTCGACGCGGTCGTCGACGAGGTCGGCGGCGAGGTGCCGGTCATCGCCGGCGTCGGCGCGCCGAGTACCCACCAGACCGTCGGCCACGCCGAGCACGCCGAGTCCGTCGGCGCGGACGGTATCGTCGTCGTCACGCCCTACTACTACCCGCTGGATCGTGAGGGTGCCCTCGAGCACTATCGCCGGGTCGCCGAGGCCGTCGACCTGCCGGTCTATGTCTACCACATCCCGAGCAAGACCGGGAACGAACTCTCGCTGGATACCCTCGCCGAACTCGCCGAGATCGACACCATCGCCGGCGTCAAGGACTCGAGCAAGGACGTGCCGTGGCTCGCACAGGGGATCGACGCCCACCCCGATCTGACCTTCCTCGCGGGGTCGGATTCGCTGATCTTCACCGGGCTCGAGGTCGGCTGTTCGGGCGCGGTCAGCGCCGTCGCGAACGCGTTCCCGGAACTCGTCGTCGACTGTTACGAGGCCTACGACGCGGGCGACGAGGACCGCGCGCAAGAACTGCAAAGCGAGATCTTCCGGGTTCGGGACGCGTTCAAGGCCGGCGGCGCGTACATGTCCGGCGTCAAGACCGCGCTCCGGATACGGGGCTTCGACGCCGGCCCGCTGCGGAGCCCGCTCCGACTCAAAGACGACGAAGGCGCGGCGGAACTGCGTGACGAACTTCGGGCGCTCGATCTCGAGGGACTCTGA
- a CDS encoding acyl-CoA dehydrogenase family protein, translating into MELTEEQAAVRDVVREFAREEIEPTALEADRDQRFPEDVWDGLADLDLTGLTVPEDYGGYDADPVTAAVVNEEVAYGMLAVATALSVHSLATSCIAEFGSEDQRERWLPEMAAGRPVGAFALSEPHAGSNPAEMSTEARRDSAEETSADPREAEASREGDEYVIDGEKQWITNGERAGVYVLFAKTDRDDPDSVTQFLVPGDADGLTVGEKEDKLGLRASDTTSLTFDGVRIPAENRLTEEGNGLSAAFHILTGGRIAIAAQSVGLARRALEEAMAYSQERDQFGGPIADIQTIQHKLAEMATRTRAARLLTRDAAQKRAAGGAALEASMAKYFASEAAMFVTNEAVQIHGGYGYVTEGEVERLYRDAKITEIYEGTTEIQKTVIARELLD; encoded by the coding sequence ATGGAACTCACCGAGGAACAGGCGGCGGTCCGCGATGTCGTCCGGGAGTTCGCGCGCGAGGAGATCGAGCCGACCGCGCTGGAGGCCGACAGGGACCAGCGGTTCCCGGAGGATGTCTGGGACGGACTCGCCGACCTCGATCTGACCGGGTTGACGGTCCCCGAGGACTACGGCGGCTATGACGCGGACCCGGTGACGGCCGCCGTGGTCAACGAGGAGGTGGCCTACGGGATGTTAGCCGTGGCGACGGCGCTGTCAGTCCACTCGCTTGCCACGTCCTGTATCGCGGAGTTCGGAAGCGAGGACCAACGGGAGCGCTGGCTCCCCGAAATGGCCGCGGGGCGGCCGGTCGGTGCCTTCGCGCTCTCGGAGCCCCACGCGGGATCGAACCCGGCGGAGATGTCGACGGAGGCGCGACGCGACTCCGCCGAGGAAACCTCGGCTGACCCTCGAGAAGCCGAGGCTTCTCGAGAGGGCGACGAATACGTCATCGACGGCGAGAAGCAGTGGATCACGAACGGCGAGCGCGCCGGCGTCTACGTTCTCTTCGCGAAGACCGACCGGGACGATCCGGACTCGGTCACGCAGTTTCTGGTCCCCGGCGACGCTGACGGCCTGACCGTCGGCGAGAAAGAGGACAAACTCGGCCTGCGCGCGAGCGACACCACGAGTCTGACCTTCGACGGCGTACGGATTCCGGCCGAAAACCGGCTCACCGAGGAAGGAAACGGACTCTCGGCCGCGTTCCACATCCTCACCGGCGGCCGAATCGCCATCGCCGCCCAGTCCGTCGGGCTCGCACGACGCGCGCTCGAGGAAGCGATGGCCTACAGTCAGGAGCGCGACCAGTTCGGCGGCCCGATCGCGGACATCCAGACGATCCAGCACAAACTCGCGGAGATGGCGACACGGACCCGCGCCGCGCGACTACTGACCCGCGACGCAGCCCAAAAGCGGGCGGCCGGGGGCGCGGCGCTCGAGGCGAGCATGGCGAAGTACTTCGCGAGCGAGGCGGCGATGTTCGTGACCAACGAAGCGGTACAGATCCACGGCGGCTACGGCTACGTCACCGAGGGCGAGGTCGAGCGGCTCTACCGCGACGCCAAGATCACCGAGATCTACGAGGGGACGACGGAGATCCAGAAGACGGTGATCGCCCGGGAACTGCTGGATTGA
- a CDS encoding HAD family hydrolase has protein sequence MTEYDAVVYDLDGTLVDLDVDWNAVAVDVREVYDSAAVDPPSDGLWDMLEAAANAGLAEDVEAAIAAHEHDGARTADRLARADDLLKQSLPTGVCSLNCERACRIALEEHALTAAVDVVVGRDSVGTWKPDPEPLLATVSELGAEPERALFIGDSARDQQTAERAGVDFEYVGEGPSGV, from the coding sequence GTGACCGAGTACGACGCCGTCGTCTACGATCTCGACGGGACCCTCGTCGATCTCGACGTCGACTGGAACGCCGTCGCCGTCGACGTCCGCGAGGTGTACGACAGCGCGGCCGTCGACCCGCCCAGCGACGGGCTCTGGGACATGCTCGAGGCCGCCGCCAACGCGGGGCTAGCCGAAGACGTGGAAGCCGCGATCGCCGCCCACGAACACGACGGCGCGCGGACCGCCGACCGGCTCGCCCGCGCCGACGACCTCCTCAAGCAGTCGCTGCCGACCGGCGTCTGCTCGCTGAACTGCGAGCGGGCGTGTCGGATCGCGCTCGAGGAACACGCGCTGACGGCGGCGGTCGACGTCGTCGTCGGCCGGGATTCGGTCGGGACGTGGAAGCCGGATCCGGAACCGTTGCTCGCGACGGTAAGCGAACTCGGGGCCGAACCCGAGCGAGCGCTGTTTATCGGTGACTCCGCGCGCGATCAGCAGACGGCAGAACGGGCTGGCGTCGACTTCGAGTACGTCGGCGAGGGACCGTCGGGCGTTTGA
- a CDS encoding DUF5822 domain-containing protein, with protein sequence MPERVETSSPDGVDYGWVMQTTFVATILVGAPLVAALSTTATLPTWADRVEFAIRVGAPVWLVTSIVIFAYAKRNQT encoded by the coding sequence GTGCCAGAACGCGTCGAGACGAGTTCGCCCGACGGGGTCGACTACGGCTGGGTCATGCAGACCACGTTCGTCGCGACGATCCTCGTCGGCGCGCCGCTCGTCGCCGCGCTGTCGACGACCGCGACCCTCCCCACGTGGGCCGACCGCGTCGAGTTCGCGATCCGGGTCGGGGCCCCGGTCTGGTTAGTCACGTCGATCGTGATCTTCGCCTACGCGAAACGAAACCAGACGTAG
- the panB gene encoding 3-methyl-2-oxobutanoate hydroxymethyltransferase, translating to MPSVRDLRAKAGEEPITMLTAYDAPTASIVDEAGVDIILVGDSLGNTSLGYEDTLPVTVDDMARHTGAVARATDDALVVADMPFLSVGVDERASVENAGRMLKEEDAHAVKLECGPHTIDLTEKLVQLGIPVMAHLGLTPQHVNQYGGYPRQGTDQEAAERILELAEAHEDAGAFALVLEHVPSNLAADVTAALDIPTIGIGAGPDCEGQVLVVDDAIGLSEWTPSFSKQFGDVRGEMESAIGAYVSAVESGEFPADEHSHEERDLEDIY from the coding sequence ATGCCTAGCGTGCGGGATCTCAGAGCGAAGGCGGGCGAGGAACCGATCACGATGCTGACGGCCTACGACGCGCCCACGGCGTCGATCGTGGATGAGGCCGGCGTCGATATCATCCTCGTCGGAGACAGCCTCGGAAACACCAGTCTGGGCTACGAGGACACGCTCCCGGTGACCGTCGACGACATGGCTCGCCACACCGGCGCGGTCGCGCGGGCGACCGACGACGCCCTCGTCGTCGCCGACATGCCGTTTCTCTCCGTCGGCGTCGATGAGCGAGCGAGCGTCGAGAACGCCGGACGGATGCTCAAAGAGGAGGACGCCCACGCGGTCAAACTCGAGTGTGGCCCCCACACCATCGATCTGACGGAAAAATTGGTCCAGCTCGGGATTCCGGTGATGGCCCACCTCGGGCTCACACCCCAGCACGTCAATCAGTACGGCGGCTACCCGCGACAGGGGACCGATCAGGAGGCCGCCGAGCGGATCCTCGAGTTAGCCGAAGCCCACGAGGACGCGGGCGCGTTCGCGCTCGTCTTGGAGCACGTGCCGTCGAACCTCGCGGCCGACGTGACGGCGGCACTGGACATCCCGACGATCGGGATCGGTGCCGGCCCGGACTGCGAAGGGCAGGTGCTCGTGGTCGACGACGCGATCGGACTCAGCGAGTGGACGCCCTCGTTCTCGAAACAGTTCGGCGACGTCCGCGGGGAGATGGAATCCGCGATCGGCGCGTACGTGTCGGCGGTCGAGTCCGGCGAGTTCCCCGCGGACGAACACAGCCACGAGGAGCGCGACCTCGAGGACATCTACTGA
- a CDS encoding alpha/beta fold hydrolase: MDTVSHHGRETAYDVVDRGGDGPPICCIHGSGGSSDLWTGQHPLADHHSIVSVDLSGHGESDDIDASAGYTTLSAYADDVLAVAEATDAEILVGNSLGGAVVLQILLERDFSPEAAVLTGTGARLGVLEDLLSWLESDFERAVEFLHGPDRLFHDPDPEIRERSMERMHECGQAVTRRDFLTCHEFDVRDRVGEIDIPVLAVCGEYDQLTPPWFHEYLADEIDGAGLAEIEDAAHLAMVEQSTAFNGAIEEFLATVGEDRSRDWY; this comes from the coding sequence ATGGACACGGTATCACACCACGGACGGGAGACGGCCTACGACGTCGTCGACCGCGGCGGCGACGGCCCGCCGATCTGCTGTATCCACGGCAGCGGCGGCTCGAGCGATCTGTGGACCGGCCAGCACCCGCTGGCGGACCACCACTCGATCGTCTCGGTCGACCTCAGCGGACACGGGGAGTCGGACGACATCGATGCGAGCGCCGGCTACACGACGCTGTCGGCCTACGCCGACGACGTACTGGCCGTCGCGGAAGCGACCGACGCGGAGATCCTCGTCGGGAACTCCCTCGGCGGTGCCGTCGTCCTGCAGATCCTGCTCGAGCGCGACTTTTCCCCTGAGGCGGCCGTGTTGACGGGAACCGGTGCCCGGCTCGGCGTTCTCGAGGACCTGCTGTCGTGGCTCGAGTCGGACTTCGAGCGGGCGGTCGAGTTCCTGCACGGCCCGGATCGGCTCTTTCACGACCCCGATCCCGAGATCCGAGAGCGCTCGATGGAGCGGATGCACGAGTGCGGACAGGCGGTAACGCGGCGGGACTTCCTGACCTGCCACGAGTTCGACGTCCGCGACCGCGTCGGCGAGATCGATATCCCCGTCCTCGCGGTGTGCGGGGAGTACGATCAGCTGACGCCGCCGTGGTTCCACGAGTATCTGGCCGACGAGATCGACGGGGCCGGACTCGCCGAGATCGAGGACGCGGCCCATCTGGCGATGGTCGAGCAATCGACCGCGTTCAACGGGGCCATCGAAGAATTTCTGGCGACCGTCGGCGAGGATCGCAGCCGGGACTGGTACTGA